In a genomic window of Streptomyces koelreuteriae:
- a CDS encoding alpha-ketoacid dehydrogenase subunit beta: MTTVAVKPATMAQALTRALRDAMAADPAVHVMGEDVGTLGGVFRVTDGLAKEFGEDRCTDTPLAEAGILGTAVGMAMYGLRPVVEMQFDAFAYPAFEQLISHVARMRNRTRGKMPLPITIRVPYGGGIGGVEHHSDSSEAYYMATPGLHVVTPATVADAYGLLRAAIASDDPVVVLEPKRLYWSKDSWNPEEPAPVEPIGRAVVRRSGRSATLITYGPSVPVCMEAAEAARAEGWDLEVVDLRSLVPFDDETVCASVRRTGRAVVVHESGSFGGPGGEIAARVSERCFHHLEAPVLRVAGFDVPYPPPMLERHHLPGVDRILDAVGRLQWEAES, translated from the coding sequence ATGACCACCGTCGCCGTCAAACCGGCCACCATGGCGCAGGCCCTCACGCGCGCCCTGCGCGACGCCATGGCCGCCGACCCCGCCGTGCACGTCATGGGCGAGGACGTCGGCACCCTCGGCGGCGTCTTCCGCGTCACCGACGGACTCGCCAAGGAGTTCGGCGAGGACCGCTGCACGGACACCCCGCTCGCCGAGGCGGGCATCCTCGGCACCGCAGTCGGCATGGCGATGTACGGCCTCAGGCCGGTCGTGGAGATGCAGTTCGACGCGTTCGCCTATCCGGCGTTCGAGCAGCTCATCTCGCACGTGGCCCGGATGCGCAACCGCACCCGCGGCAAGATGCCCCTGCCGATCACCATCCGCGTCCCCTACGGCGGCGGCATCGGCGGCGTGGAGCACCACAGCGACTCCTCCGAGGCGTACTACATGGCGACTCCGGGGCTCCATGTGGTCACACCCGCCACCGTCGCCGACGCCTACGGCCTGCTGCGCGCCGCCATCGCCTCCGACGACCCCGTGGTCGTCCTGGAGCCGAAGCGGCTGTACTGGTCGAAGGACTCCTGGAACCCCGAGGAGCCGGCGCCCGTTGAGCCGATAGGCCGCGCGGTGGTGCGGCGCTCGGGCCGGAGCGCCACGCTCATCACGTACGGGCCGTCCGTACCCGTCTGCATGGAGGCGGCCGAGGCGGCCCGGGCCGAGGGCTGGGACCTCGAAGTCGTCGATCTGCGCTCCCTGGTGCCGTTCGACGACGAGACGGTGTGCGCCTCGGTGCGGCGGACGGGACGCGCGGTCGTCGTCCACGAGTCGGGTTCCTTCGGGGGCCCGGGCGGGGAGATCGCGGCCCGGGTCTCGGAGCGCTGCTTCCACCACCTGGAGGCGCCGGTGCTGCGCGTCGCCGGGTTCGACGTCCCGTATCCGCCGCCGATGCTGGAGCGCCACCACCTGCCCGGTGTGGACCGGATCCTGGACGCCGTGGGGCGTCTGCAGTGGGAGGCCGAGAGCTGA
- the pdhA gene encoding pyruvate dehydrogenase (acetyl-transferring) E1 component subunit alpha has product MTVMEQRGAYRPTPPPAWQPRMDPAPLLPDAEPYRVLGTEAAAKADPDLLRTLYAQLVRGRRYNAQATALTKQGRLAVYPSTTGQEACEVAAAMVLQERDWLFPSYRDTLAVVARGVDPVEALTLLRGDWHTGYDPYEHRVAPLCTPLATQLPHAVGLAHAARLKGDDVVALAMVGDGGTSEGDFHEALNFAAVWQAPVVFLVQNNGFAISVPLAKQTAAPSLAHKAVGYGMPGRLVDGNDAAAVHEVLSDAVRHARAGGGPTLVEAITYRVDAHTNADDATRYRGDAEVETWREHDPIELLERELTGRGLLDEAGKQAARDAAEAMAAELRAHMNQDPALDPMDLFTHVYAEPTPQLREQRDQLRAELAAEAETGPEGDTHR; this is encoded by the coding sequence ATGACGGTCATGGAGCAGCGGGGCGCTTACCGGCCCACCCCGCCGCCCGCCTGGCAGCCCCGCATGGATCCCGCGCCGCTGCTGCCCGACGCCGAGCCGTACCGCGTCCTCGGCACCGAGGCCGCCGCGAAGGCCGACCCGGACTTGCTGCGGACGCTGTACGCGCAGCTGGTCCGGGGCCGCCGCTACAACGCGCAGGCCACCGCTCTCACCAAGCAGGGCCGTCTGGCCGTCTACCCCTCCACCACCGGCCAGGAGGCCTGCGAGGTCGCCGCCGCGATGGTCCTTCAGGAGCGGGACTGGCTCTTCCCGAGCTACCGCGACACCCTCGCCGTGGTGGCCCGCGGGGTGGACCCCGTCGAGGCGCTCACGCTGCTGCGCGGCGACTGGCACACCGGCTACGACCCCTACGAGCACCGGGTCGCCCCCCTGTGCACCCCGCTCGCCACACAGCTGCCGCACGCCGTGGGCCTCGCGCACGCCGCCCGCCTCAAGGGCGACGACGTGGTCGCGCTGGCCATGGTCGGCGACGGCGGCACCAGCGAGGGCGACTTCCACGAGGCGCTGAACTTCGCCGCCGTCTGGCAGGCCCCGGTGGTCTTCCTGGTGCAGAACAACGGCTTCGCGATCTCCGTCCCGCTCGCCAAGCAGACCGCGGCCCCGTCGCTGGCCCACAAGGCCGTCGGCTACGGCATGCCCGGCCGCCTGGTCGACGGCAACGACGCCGCGGCCGTGCACGAGGTGCTCTCCGACGCCGTACGGCACGCCCGCGCGGGCGGCGGTCCCACGCTGGTCGAGGCGATCACCTACCGCGTCGACGCCCACACCAACGCCGACGACGCGACCCGCTACCGCGGTGACGCCGAGGTCGAGACCTGGCGCGAGCACGACCCGATCGAGCTGCTGGAGCGGGAGCTGACCGGCCGCGGACTGCTCGACGAGGCCGGAAAGCAGGCCGCCCGGGACGCCGCCGAGGCGATGGCCGCCGAGCTGCGCGCGCACATGAACCAGGACCCGGCGCTCGACCCGATGGACCTGTTCACCCACGTCTACGCCGAGCCCACCCCGCAACTGCGCGAGCAGCGGGACCAGCTCCGGGCCGAACTGGCGGCCGAGGCCGAGACCGGGCCGGAAGGGGACACGCACCGATGA
- a CDS encoding Lrp/AsnC family transcriptional regulator, whose product MAEGQDVGGVLPPPRPLDAIDQDILRMLQADGRASIRSVAERVHVSRANAYARINRLVEDGVIRGFGARVDHQRAGQGTSAYITLKIVQNSWRTVREELRELPGASHIALVGGDFDVLLLVHVSDNRSLRELVLTRLQAIPQVLSTRTLLVFEEEDLEPQG is encoded by the coding sequence ATGGCCGAAGGACAGGACGTCGGCGGTGTGCTGCCGCCGCCGCGGCCCCTGGACGCCATAGATCAGGACATCCTGCGCATGCTCCAGGCGGACGGCCGCGCCTCGATACGGTCGGTCGCCGAACGGGTGCACGTCTCGCGCGCCAACGCCTACGCCCGCATCAACCGTCTCGTCGAGGACGGTGTCATCCGCGGCTTCGGCGCCCGCGTCGACCACCAGCGGGCCGGTCAGGGGACGTCCGCGTACATCACGCTGAAGATCGTGCAGAACTCCTGGCGCACGGTGCGCGAGGAGCTCAGAGAGCTGCCGGGCGCCTCCCACATCGCCCTGGTGGGCGGGGACTTCGACGTGCTGCTGCTGGTGCACGTCTCCGACAACCGGTCCCTGCGCGAACTGGTGCTGACCCGCCTCCAGGCGATCCCGCAGGTGCTCAGCACCCGCACGCTGCTGGTGTTCGAGGAGGAGGACCTGGAGCCGCAGGGCTGA
- a CDS encoding dihydrolipoamide acetyltransferase family protein, translated as MAQVLEFKLPDLGEGLTEAEIVRWLVEIGDVVAIDQPVVEVETAKAMVEVPCPYGGVVTARFGEEGTELPVGAPLITVAVGERAPSGGVADEAGSEGSGNVLVGYGTSEAPARRRRVRQDRVSAAAPAPAVNGRASVPEAEDGPLPVISPLVRRLARQNGLDLRELTGSGPDGLILRADVEYALRAAPRPAPTTAAAPEPRPATTAAPGEIRTPLKGMRGAVADKLSRSRREIPDATCWVDADATELMRARTAMNAAGGPKISLLALLARISTAALARFPELNSTVDAEAREVVQFDHVHLGFAAQTDRGLVVPVVRDAHARDAESLTAEFARLTEAGRTGKLTPGELTGGTFTLNNYGVFGVDGSTPIINHPEAAMLGVGRIVPKPWVHEGELAVRQVVQLSLTFDHRVCDGGTAGGFLRYVADCVEQPAVLLRTL; from the coding sequence ATGGCACAGGTGCTGGAGTTCAAGCTGCCCGACCTCGGTGAGGGGCTCACCGAGGCGGAGATCGTGCGCTGGCTGGTGGAGATCGGCGACGTCGTCGCCATCGACCAGCCGGTCGTCGAGGTAGAGACGGCCAAGGCCATGGTCGAGGTGCCCTGCCCCTACGGCGGTGTGGTCACGGCCCGCTTCGGCGAGGAGGGCACGGAACTGCCCGTCGGGGCGCCGCTGATCACGGTGGCCGTGGGGGAACGGGCCCCCTCCGGCGGCGTTGCGGACGAGGCCGGGAGCGAGGGCTCGGGGAACGTCCTCGTCGGATACGGCACCTCCGAGGCACCCGCGCGGCGACGCAGGGTGCGGCAGGACCGGGTGAGCGCTGCGGCCCCCGCGCCGGCGGTGAACGGGCGGGCGAGTGTCCCCGAGGCCGAGGACGGCCCCCTCCCCGTGATCTCGCCCCTGGTCCGCAGGCTGGCCCGGCAGAACGGCCTCGACCTGCGGGAGCTGACCGGCTCCGGGCCCGACGGGCTGATCCTGCGGGCGGACGTGGAGTACGCCCTGCGCGCCGCGCCCCGCCCCGCCCCGACGACGGCGGCGGCCCCCGAGCCCCGGCCCGCCACGACAGCCGCCCCGGGCGAGATCCGTACGCCCCTCAAGGGCATGCGCGGCGCCGTCGCCGACAAGCTGTCCCGCAGCCGCCGCGAGATCCCCGACGCGACCTGCTGGGTCGACGCCGACGCCACTGAGCTGATGCGGGCCCGGACCGCCATGAACGCGGCGGGCGGGCCGAAGATCTCCCTCCTGGCCCTGCTGGCCCGGATCAGCACCGCGGCCCTCGCCCGCTTCCCCGAGCTCAACTCCACCGTGGACGCCGAGGCCAGGGAGGTCGTCCAGTTCGACCACGTGCATCTGGGCTTCGCGGCGCAGACCGACCGAGGGCTCGTCGTCCCGGTGGTCAGGGACGCGCACGCGCGGGACGCCGAGTCGCTGACCGCGGAGTTCGCCCGGCTGACCGAGGCGGGCCGGACCGGAAAGCTGACCCCCGGCGAACTCACCGGCGGGACCTTCACGTTGAACAACTACGGCGTCTTCGGCGTCGACGGCTCCACCCCGATCATCAACCACCCCGAGGCCGCCATGCTCGGCGTCGGCCGCATCGTCCCCAAGCCGTGGGTGCACGAGGGCGAGCTGGCCGTGCGCCAGGTCGTCCAGCTCTCGCTCACCTTCGACCACCGGGTGTGCGACGGCGGCACGGCGGGCGGCTTCCTGCGCTACGTCGCGGACTGCGTGGAACAACCGGCGGTGCTGCTGCGGACGCTCTGA
- a CDS encoding TetR/AcrR family transcriptional regulator — protein sequence MTTAKRDTYTPDTLLSVAVQVFNERGYDGTSMEHLSKAAGISKSSIYHHVAGKEELLRRAVSRALDGLFGILDEEHARVGRSAERLEYVVRRMVEVLIAELPYVTLLLRVRGNTDTERWALERRRDFDHRVADLIKAAAADGDVRGDIEVRLVTRLVFGMINSIVEWYRPDGRGMNEREVADAVVRLAFGGLRKAA from the coding sequence ATGACCACCGCCAAGCGCGACACATACACCCCGGACACCCTGCTGTCCGTCGCCGTCCAGGTGTTCAACGAGCGCGGCTACGACGGCACCTCCATGGAGCACCTCTCCAAGGCGGCCGGTATCTCCAAGTCGTCGATATACCACCACGTCGCCGGCAAGGAGGAGTTGCTGCGCCGCGCCGTGAGCCGGGCCCTGGACGGCCTCTTCGGGATCCTCGACGAGGAGCACGCGCGCGTGGGGCGGTCCGCCGAGCGCCTGGAGTACGTCGTGCGGCGCATGGTCGAGGTGCTCATAGCCGAGCTGCCCTACGTGACCCTGCTGCTGCGGGTGCGCGGCAACACGGACACCGAGCGGTGGGCCCTGGAGCGGCGGCGCGACTTCGACCACCGGGTGGCCGACCTGATCAAGGCGGCGGCCGCGGACGGGGATGTGCGCGGCGACATAGAGGTCCGGCTGGTGACCAGGCTGGTCTTCGGAATGATCAACTCGATCGTGGAGTGGTACCGGCCCGACGGGCGCGGCATGAACGAGCGCGAGGTGGCCGACGCGGTGGTGCGGCTGGCGTTCGGAGGGCTCCGGAAGGCCGCCTGA